A part of Paenibacillus sp. IHBB 10380 genomic DNA contains:
- a CDS encoding winged helix-turn-helix transcriptional regulator yields the protein MNPSELCPRFEKGMEIINRRWTGFIIYKLLSGPQRFSAIETSIPISGRLLSERLKDLEQSGVVKREVFPETPVRIEYSLTEKGRALEPILRGIEQWSQAWVTIDHESKDDIVDR from the coding sequence ATGAATCCATCTGAACTATGTCCTCGATTTGAGAAGGGGATGGAGATTATTAACCGACGCTGGACTGGGTTTATTATTTATAAGCTGTTGTCAGGACCGCAGCGTTTCTCTGCGATCGAGACCTCTATTCCCATTAGCGGCAGACTTTTATCAGAAAGATTAAAGGATTTAGAACAAAGTGGAGTCGTGAAAAGAGAGGTTTTTCCAGAGACTCCTGTACGTATAGAGTACTCCTTGACAGAAAAGGGACGTGCTCTGGAGCCTATCCTTCGAGGAATTGAGCAATGGTCTCAAGCATGGGTAACGATTGATCATGAGTCTAAAGATGACATCGTAGATAGATAA
- a CDS encoding YwaF family protein: MFRSFFDYDHSLRFQMFSTSHWVSLSVFMILVVLLFVFKQFIKKKIRVKTIIRWSIAVILIMSEVTLELWYLVQGRWDMKHTLPLELCSITLLLAIVMLLTRNRLLYQIVFFAGIAGAVQALLTPNLIYAYPHFRFNQFFVAHIAIIIAALYMTWIEEYKPTWKSIGIVMIVLNILALLVGVINYYIGANYMFLMHKPSTSSILDLLGPHPYYLIAEELIALFTFVTLHLAFFVIPNLFKQYSTRTSRNHKLNG; encoded by the coding sequence ATGTTCCGCTCTTTTTTTGACTATGATCATTCATTACGTTTCCAGATGTTCTCAACATCTCATTGGGTTTCTTTGAGTGTGTTTATGATTCTAGTAGTACTATTGTTTGTGTTCAAGCAGTTTATAAAAAAGAAAATCAGAGTAAAAACCATCATTCGGTGGTCTATTGCTGTTATTCTGATTATGTCTGAGGTCACTTTAGAACTATGGTATCTTGTACAAGGAAGATGGGATATGAAGCATACCCTTCCCCTTGAACTATGTAGTATCACCCTACTTCTTGCCATTGTTATGCTGTTAACACGCAATCGATTACTATACCAAATTGTATTCTTTGCTGGCATTGCAGGTGCTGTTCAAGCTTTACTCACACCCAATCTAATCTATGCTTATCCACACTTTCGATTCAACCAATTCTTCGTCGCACATATCGCCATTATTATCGCCGCATTGTACATGACTTGGATTGAAGAATATAAACCAACTTGGAAGTCTATTGGAATAGTGATGATTGTCCTAAATATACTTGCCCTCCTAGTTGGAGTAATCAACTATTACATAGGGGCTAATTATATGTTCCTAATGCATAAGCCATCTACATCTTCTATTCTTGATTTACTAGGACCACACCCCTACTATTTAATAGCTGAAGAACTTATTGCGCTGTTTACATTTGTCACGCTCCACCTAGCATTCTTTGTGATCCCTAACTTATTCAAGCAATATTCCACAAGAACATCGCGTAATCATAAATTGAATGGGTAG
- a CDS encoding copper amine oxidase N-terminal domain-containing protein, with the protein MKRFKIGLAISMAFLLVVLAGCQAVGGLDINKALVDSLTVKSSESKQTMSLEIVPTSSDLSKEDKKMIDLLNSFSISIDHAITQDSSTGSVEGAISLDGIKLPFHLSMDKKTILLWVEGAKQPLSISLDAIEGADLSELELSNEKSLALMKDVGKFFFKNVANPAKISVASVNEKVNGEAVNLQKLHMEIHGDELVGLVKSFLTSVSKDKEGVKELIGTLYDVYYPIIETLIPMYADDYEGYYSEYKESATFGTLESIIQDKEATVIYLANQLQKSLDKLLVDYDKEVQDLFTETPELNELFGKDTVLSMDVMVDSKLNIRKQNMDLTVQIPDVEGMPIKQFKIHSTSEIWHVNEPVTVNKVDTSKGVMELDLNDMMGMTPGKTLRNFDQKSEVYRFLKEDMGIGHKYITLDTVNYADDNDDDYGYYALAFSIKNTTMVPLRYVAEQLDAQLEWDGASKTTTITEDLTGSKIVLKHNSKQALVNGASVTLAQPVTIVDREAYVPLRFITEALGATYNLNADDQYIVIERK; encoded by the coding sequence ATGAAGCGTTTTAAGATAGGTTTAGCTATATCCATGGCATTCTTGTTAGTTGTGTTAGCAGGATGTCAAGCAGTTGGAGGATTGGACATTAACAAGGCTTTGGTAGACAGTCTTACTGTTAAATCATCCGAGTCTAAACAAACAATGTCGCTTGAGATTGTGCCTACGAGTTCAGATCTCAGTAAAGAAGACAAAAAAATGATTGATTTATTGAACTCATTCTCTATCAGTATTGATCATGCGATTACGCAAGATTCCTCGACAGGATCTGTTGAAGGCGCAATCAGCTTGGATGGCATCAAGCTTCCTTTCCATCTCTCTATGGATAAGAAGACTATATTGCTATGGGTTGAGGGAGCTAAACAACCACTATCCATTTCACTTGATGCTATTGAGGGAGCAGATTTGTCTGAGCTAGAGTTGTCTAATGAGAAGTCACTTGCATTAATGAAAGATGTAGGCAAGTTCTTCTTCAAAAATGTGGCTAATCCAGCAAAAATCTCTGTTGCTTCTGTAAATGAGAAGGTGAACGGTGAAGCGGTTAATCTTCAAAAATTGCATATGGAAATTCACGGCGATGAATTAGTAGGACTAGTGAAGTCATTCCTGACAAGTGTATCTAAGGATAAAGAAGGCGTGAAAGAGCTAATCGGTACATTGTATGATGTGTACTATCCGATCATCGAAACTTTGATTCCAATGTATGCTGATGATTACGAAGGATATTATAGTGAGTACAAGGAATCAGCTACCTTTGGTACCTTGGAGAGCATCATTCAAGATAAGGAAGCTACCGTGATTTACTTAGCAAACCAATTACAGAAATCATTGGATAAGTTGCTTGTGGATTATGATAAGGAAGTTCAGGATTTGTTTACAGAGACTCCGGAACTGAATGAGTTATTTGGTAAAGACACGGTACTCTCAATGGATGTCATGGTGGATAGTAAATTAAATATTCGTAAACAGAATATGGATTTAACGGTACAAATTCCTGATGTGGAAGGTATGCCGATTAAACAATTTAAGATCCATTCTACAAGTGAAATCTGGCATGTGAATGAACCCGTTACCGTGAATAAGGTTGATACAAGTAAAGGGGTAATGGAGCTAGACTTGAACGATATGATGGGGATGACACCAGGAAAGACTCTTCGTAACTTTGACCAAAAGTCGGAGGTCTACCGTTTTCTAAAAGAAGACATGGGCATTGGCCACAAGTATATCACCCTAGATACTGTAAATTATGCTGATGACAACGATGATGATTATGGATATTATGCATTGGCATTTAGTATCAAGAATACAACGATGGTACCTCTCAGATATGTTGCTGAACAACTAGATGCGCAATTAGAGTGGGACGGAGCATCTAAGACGACTACAATAACGGAAGATTTAACGGGCTCAAAGATTGTCCTTAAACATAACTCGAAACAGGCGCTTGTGAATGGTGCATCCGTGACACTGGCTCAACCTGTTACTATTGTGGATAGGGAGGCTTACGTTCCCTTACGCTTCATTACAGAGGCTTTAGGAGCAACCTATAATTTGAATGCAGATGATCAATATATTGTGATTGAACGTAAATAA
- a CDS encoding IS1182 family transposase, with the protein MYIQYTMDQLYLPMDLEEDIPPNHLVRLVNTAVNQLDDSIFDVAYSGGGRDSYHPKMLTKVIIYAYTQRMYSSRLIAKGIREQIPLMWLAGRQRPDFRTINRFRSERMKDVLESVFTAVLQFLIEEKYVSLEHYFVDGTKIEANANRYTFVWGKAVVKHKAKLQEKVQTLFAAIEETQKHEDQEYKGQDLAELGEQDELTSHKLETTVQQLENRLLESPKDKPLKRAVRTLRKDLLPRLQKYERYQETLGSRNSFSKTDPDATFMRMKEDHMRNGQLKPGYNVQIGTENQFIVGYSIHQRPTDTRCLKPHLEKIKATLGVLPKTVIADAGYGGEENYAYLEAEEVDAVVKYNTYHKEKSKAWKTNIGKIDNWTYDKGEDTWTCKAGQILHFRYESKEITESGYEIRHRHYRSASCAGCPLKAACTKAPGNREVKVSIEYLRHKNEAREILQSEEGYALSVRRMTEPESVFGQIKNNRGFRRFLLRGLQKVNLEVGWLSLAHNLLKQAAMEQKYKKEGQE; encoded by the coding sequence TTGTACATTCAATATACCATGGACCAACTTTATCTGCCAATGGATTTGGAAGAAGACATTCCTCCAAATCACCTCGTTCGTCTTGTAAATACCGCTGTAAATCAGCTGGATGACTCTATTTTTGACGTTGCTTACTCTGGCGGCGGCAGGGATAGTTATCACCCCAAAATGCTCACTAAAGTTATCATTTATGCATACACTCAGCGCATGTACTCTTCTCGCCTAATCGCCAAAGGTATTCGGGAACAAATTCCTTTGATGTGGTTAGCCGGACGACAACGCCCGGACTTCCGCACCATCAACCGCTTTCGTTCTGAGCGCATGAAAGACGTGCTTGAATCTGTATTCACTGCCGTACTTCAGTTTCTCATCGAAGAAAAGTACGTTTCGTTGGAACACTACTTTGTGGATGGCACTAAGATCGAAGCCAATGCGAATCGCTACACATTTGTTTGGGGCAAAGCTGTCGTCAAACATAAGGCCAAGCTTCAGGAGAAAGTACAGACCCTGTTTGCTGCCATCGAAGAAACGCAGAAACATGAAGATCAGGAATATAAAGGTCAGGATCTTGCAGAGCTAGGTGAGCAAGATGAGCTTACAAGTCATAAGCTAGAGACAACCGTTCAACAACTTGAAAATCGACTTCTGGAAAGTCCAAAAGATAAGCCGCTGAAAAGAGCGGTGCGAACGCTTCGCAAAGATCTGCTCCCTCGTCTGCAAAAGTACGAAAGATATCAGGAAACGCTCGGCAGTCGCAACAGTTTCAGCAAAACGGATCCGGACGCGACGTTCATGCGGATGAAAGAAGACCACATGCGGAACGGACAGTTGAAACCCGGATACAACGTACAGATCGGGACAGAAAATCAATTTATTGTGGGATACAGTATTCACCAAAGACCAACGGATACGCGTTGTCTGAAACCACATTTGGAGAAGATAAAAGCCACATTAGGCGTTCTACCAAAGACAGTCATTGCTGATGCAGGGTATGGCGGAGAAGAAAACTACGCCTATTTAGAAGCTGAAGAGGTTGATGCTGTCGTCAAATACAACACGTACCACAAAGAGAAAAGCAAGGCATGGAAGACGAATATCGGAAAAATCGACAATTGGACATACGATAAAGGCGAAGATACTTGGACGTGTAAGGCAGGTCAGATACTTCATTTTCGTTACGAGAGCAAGGAGATCACAGAAAGCGGTTATGAGATTCGCCACCGGCACTACCGAAGCGCAAGTTGCGCAGGCTGTCCACTGAAAGCTGCCTGCACGAAGGCGCCAGGAAATCGGGAAGTGAAAGTGAGTATAGAATATCTTCGCCACAAGAATGAGGCACGGGAAATCTTGCAAAGCGAAGAAGGGTATGCACTTTCTGTACGTCGAATGACGGAACCTGAAAGTGTGTTTGGACAAATAAAGAATAACCGGGGATTCCGGCGTTTTCTGCTACGAGGTTTACAAAAAGTTAACCTTGAGGTCGGGTGGCTTTCTCTCGCCCATAATCTACTGAAGCAAGCCGCAATGGAACAAAAATACAAAAAAGAAGGTCAAGAATAA
- a CDS encoding VOC family protein has product MHIDTITLCTNRLEETKAFYTDIMQCDCEGSDDHAFTVRVGQSLLIFEQHEQLHENPFYHFTMNIPHNTLEEARAWMADHIPLAEEANKIEYDCPEWNSHSIYFYDPSGNIVELIARHSLDNAIERPFKMKVDLLCISEIGIVVPEVVPFVRDMNDIGIANWKQDDEHFTPLGNENGLIIVVKQGRRWLFSNKQALFFPVKLTIRGIGHLTFMNNGDQIIFHPS; this is encoded by the coding sequence ATGCATATTGATACAATAACACTATGTACGAACCGATTAGAAGAAACCAAGGCATTTTATACTGATATTATGCAGTGTGACTGTGAAGGTAGTGATGATCATGCCTTTACGGTTAGAGTGGGACAATCCCTACTTATATTTGAACAGCATGAACAGTTGCATGAGAATCCTTTTTATCATTTTACAATGAATATCCCGCACAATACGTTGGAAGAAGCTCGGGCTTGGATGGCTGATCATATTCCACTGGCGGAGGAAGCAAACAAGATAGAATATGATTGTCCAGAGTGGAATTCACACTCTATTTATTTCTATGATCCTTCGGGTAATATTGTAGAACTTATCGCCCGCCATTCACTAGATAACGCAATAGAACGTCCTTTTAAGATGAAGGTAGATTTGTTATGTATTAGTGAAATAGGAATCGTGGTCCCTGAAGTCGTACCATTTGTACGTGATATGAACGATATAGGAATTGCGAATTGGAAACAGGATGATGAGCACTTTACTCCCCTTGGTAATGAGAATGGTTTAATTATTGTCGTGAAGCAGGGGAGAAGATGGCTTTTTTCGAATAAACAAGCCTTGTTCTTCCCCGTGAAGCTGACAATTAGAGGAATAGGTCACTTGACATTTATGAATAATGGAGATCAAATTATATTCCATCCAAGCTAA
- a CDS encoding S-layer homology domain-containing protein has protein sequence MNKITRVIWSCCIVFIMVNVLPLSVGAKSSKSFNDISGSYAESAIQAVYSKGLMNGTDATRFQPTKPITRAEWITVLERLLAMKEVKSTIPSFKDVAKSSWYYGWVEAGYLLGLTSGRSSSNFEPNHPVTREEAAVMLMRALKFKATASVSTTTFSDDQDIASWVKHDVQTIHELGLMNGAEGFFLPKHLLTRQETATLLYRMMQQKSWMTSIESALQGSVQLGWQYGQTTEEYKQSILSSNINTLSPRWLYVKKDGSVTNLVDPSLVKWAHKNNKQVWGMVGNHSDAVASHQVLSDSTKRSKVIVELTQIARDNGLDGLNIDFENVSGQDKAYFTIFISTLADKLHKAGVSLSVNVSPDLGTDWTEVFDYAALGKAADYILLMGYDEHWSGAPNPGSVSSLPWITSGLDSLLQQVSSKKVILALPFYSRDWKVSSSGSTIHSTDMTLGEQASRVATYRLKPVWNKTIQQYTASYQQNSVQHRIWLEESRSLTGKYQMGLQRNIAGFAYWWTGAETPDVWSALHNAERFDGYNFARVSN, from the coding sequence GTGAACAAGATCACTAGAGTTATATGGAGTTGTTGTATTGTATTTATTATGGTAAACGTCCTACCGCTATCCGTGGGAGCTAAATCAAGTAAGTCATTTAATGATATTTCGGGAAGCTATGCAGAGAGTGCTATACAGGCAGTCTATAGCAAGGGCCTGATGAACGGAACTGACGCTACTAGATTTCAACCTACTAAGCCCATTACTCGCGCGGAATGGATCACGGTGCTGGAACGGCTGTTAGCTATGAAGGAAGTGAAGTCTACGATACCTTCATTTAAGGATGTAGCTAAAAGCAGTTGGTATTATGGATGGGTCGAGGCAGGGTATTTACTTGGACTTACATCGGGTAGAAGTAGTTCAAACTTTGAGCCTAACCACCCTGTTACTCGTGAAGAAGCCGCTGTCATGCTGATGAGAGCACTGAAGTTTAAGGCTACAGCGAGTGTCAGTACAACGACTTTTAGTGATGATCAAGATATTGCTTCATGGGTCAAACATGATGTTCAGACTATTCATGAGCTGGGCCTGATGAACGGAGCGGAAGGTTTTTTCCTTCCTAAGCACTTACTCACAAGGCAAGAAACAGCTACGTTGTTATATCGGATGATGCAGCAGAAGAGCTGGATGACATCGATTGAGTCAGCTTTACAGGGAAGTGTCCAACTAGGCTGGCAATACGGACAAACAACAGAGGAGTATAAACAATCCATTCTCTCGTCCAACATTAATACGTTATCACCACGTTGGCTTTACGTTAAGAAAGATGGCTCTGTTACGAATCTTGTCGATCCATCCCTTGTTAAATGGGCTCATAAGAATAATAAACAAGTCTGGGGCATGGTAGGCAATCATTCAGATGCTGTGGCATCTCATCAAGTATTATCTGATTCTACTAAGCGATCTAAGGTAATTGTAGAATTGACCCAAATCGCCAGAGATAATGGCTTAGATGGACTAAATATAGATTTTGAGAATGTGTCTGGTCAAGATAAGGCTTATTTCACGATATTTATTTCAACATTAGCGGATAAGCTTCATAAAGCTGGCGTATCGTTGTCTGTTAACGTATCTCCTGATTTAGGAACAGATTGGACAGAGGTATTTGATTATGCTGCTCTAGGAAAGGCGGCTGATTATATCTTATTAATGGGCTATGACGAACATTGGTCAGGAGCGCCTAATCCGGGTTCGGTATCATCGTTGCCATGGATCACGAGCGGACTGGACTCTCTTTTACAGCAGGTATCGTCAAAAAAGGTGATTCTTGCGCTTCCGTTCTATAGTAGAGATTGGAAAGTGAGTAGTAGCGGATCGACTATTCATTCAACGGATATGACACTTGGAGAACAAGCGAGTAGAGTGGCTACTTATCGTTTGAAGCCAGTATGGAATAAGACAATTCAACAGTATACAGCTAGCTATCAACAGAATTCAGTACAGCACCGTATATGGTTAGAAGAAAGTCGTTCACTTACCGGCAAATATCAAATGGGATTACAGCGTAATATTGCAGGGTTCGCTTATTGGTGGACAGGTGCTGAAACACCCGATGTCTGGAGTGCTTTACATAACGCTGAACGTTTTGATGGGTATAATTTTGCTAGAGTTAGTAATTAA
- a CDS encoding M24 family metallopeptidase — MNERLTQLDSTMQQQGLDSLLITDPKHVYYLTGFASDPHERFLGLTLTRGEEPVLIVPALDEEAAHAASSVQHIVSHTDTDNPYLLLQQHLKGSIHSLGIEKDQLTVAKFELLQRFLQVQSYQDVGPLLRDIRVLKTPEELVRMKHAIHLIEEVLRQGLTQVKVGVTEIELVAELEYLMKKLGADGPSFQTMVLSGPNTALPHGSAGTRKIQDGDLLMFDMGVFANGYASDITRTFAIGDISQELTTIYNTVLEANLQGIQAIKPGVTLASIDQAARNVINLAGYGPQFMHRLGHGLGMDVHEYPSVHGSNQDLVQAGMVFTVEPGVYVSGLGGVRIEDDIVVTKEGVEVLTSFPKELTVIG, encoded by the coding sequence ATGAATGAACGATTAACACAACTTGACTCAACCATGCAGCAACAAGGCTTAGATAGCCTGCTGATTACAGATCCCAAGCACGTCTATTACTTAACAGGATTCGCCAGTGATCCACATGAACGATTCTTAGGATTAACCCTTACTCGCGGGGAAGAGCCTGTATTAATCGTGCCAGCACTTGATGAAGAGGCCGCACATGCCGCTTCTTCTGTTCAACATATTGTAAGCCACACCGATACAGATAACCCATACTTACTCCTTCAGCAACATTTGAAGGGGAGCATCCACTCACTAGGAATCGAGAAAGATCAACTTACTGTTGCTAAATTTGAGCTACTACAGCGGTTTCTTCAAGTTCAAAGCTATCAAGATGTTGGTCCTTTGCTTCGAGATATTAGAGTGCTGAAAACACCCGAAGAATTGGTGCGGATGAAACACGCTATTCATCTCATTGAAGAAGTACTCCGTCAAGGTCTGACACAAGTCAAAGTAGGCGTGACCGAAATCGAGCTCGTTGCTGAATTAGAGTATTTGATGAAAAAACTTGGCGCAGATGGCCCTTCTTTTCAAACGATGGTCCTCTCTGGACCTAATACGGCTCTACCGCATGGCTCGGCCGGAACACGTAAAATTCAGGATGGCGATCTATTGATGTTCGATATGGGTGTATTTGCGAATGGTTATGCTTCAGATATTACGCGTACATTCGCTATAGGGGATATTAGCCAAGAACTAACCACTATTTATAACACCGTACTAGAAGCAAATCTTCAAGGAATTCAAGCCATTAAACCAGGTGTAACCTTAGCCTCCATTGACCAAGCAGCACGCAACGTCATTAATCTTGCAGGTTATGGTCCACAGTTCATGCATCGGCTCGGACACGGACTTGGAATGGATGTTCATGAATATCCTTCCGTTCATGGAAGCAACCAAGATCTTGTACAAGCCGGAATGGTATTCACGGTAGAGCCTGGAGTGTATGTGTCAGGGCTTGGCGGCGTACGGATCGAAGATGATATTGTGGTTACTAAAGAGGGCGTAGAAGTATTAACCTCATTCCCTAAAGAACTGACTGTTATAGGCTAG
- a CDS encoding queuosine precursor transporter, whose protein sequence is MFNFIWGIIYVLVNFSLFVLCYRLFGKKGLYAWIGVATVIANIQVTKTIDMFGIVMTLGNTMYVSLYMTSDLLNEKYGREEARKAVWFGFFTLLMTTVIMQMALVFTPQEGDMAQTSLKQIFGLMPRLAIASLTAYFISQFLDVRLYSWIRKYYPTKGQFWIRNNVSTMISSFVDTLIFCTIAFAGEYEWNIWFEILITTYLIKFVLTAVGTPFLYVARNFKFAEDK, encoded by the coding sequence ATGTTTAATTTCATATGGGGCATCATTTATGTGCTCGTAAATTTTTCGCTTTTTGTATTGTGTTACCGTCTATTTGGCAAAAAAGGGCTGTATGCCTGGATCGGTGTAGCTACGGTCATTGCTAATATTCAAGTCACGAAGACGATTGATATGTTCGGAATTGTCATGACGCTCGGCAATACGATGTATGTCAGTCTTTATATGACCAGTGATCTGCTTAATGAGAAGTATGGTCGTGAAGAAGCCCGTAAGGCGGTATGGTTCGGATTCTTTACCCTGCTAATGACAACGGTCATCATGCAGATGGCACTTGTCTTTACACCGCAAGAGGGAGATATGGCTCAGACTTCGCTCAAGCAAATATTTGGGCTTATGCCGCGATTAGCTATAGCTAGCCTTACAGCTTACTTCATCAGTCAATTCCTTGATGTGAGGCTGTATAGCTGGATTCGTAAATATTATCCCACGAAGGGGCAATTCTGGATTCGGAATAATGTCAGTACCATGATTAGCTCCTTTGTGGATACGTTAATCTTCTGCACGATTGCTTTTGCGGGTGAATATGAATGGAATATATGGTTTGAGATTCTAATCACCACATATCTCATCAAGTTCGTATTGACGGCTGTAGGAACACCTTTTCTATATGTTGCGCGGAACTTTAAGTTTGCTGAAGATAAGTAA
- a CDS encoding GNAT family N-acetyltransferase, producing the protein MLRLQEYTIDYAQIEDLSEIIAIYNSTISGRVVTADLEPVTVDSRLTWFHEHNDYHRPLWVMKNGDHMIGWMSFQSFYGRPAYNGTAEISIYVADEYRGAGVGSILLDKAMIECPRLGITNLVGFVFGHNEASLKLLTKYGFIQWGLLPNVAVLDGVERDLVIVGKKLSK; encoded by the coding sequence ATGTTGAGACTACAAGAATATACGATAGATTATGCCCAAATTGAAGATTTAAGTGAAATCATTGCTATCTACAATTCAACTATATCAGGAAGAGTGGTCACAGCTGATTTAGAACCAGTCACTGTGGACAGCAGATTGACATGGTTTCATGAACATAATGACTATCATAGACCACTGTGGGTGATGAAGAACGGTGATCATATGATCGGCTGGATGAGTTTTCAATCCTTTTATGGAAGACCTGCTTATAATGGTACTGCTGAAATTAGTATCTATGTGGCTGACGAGTATCGTGGAGCTGGCGTGGGTAGTATATTGCTGGATAAAGCCATGATTGAATGCCCAAGACTTGGCATTACCAATTTAGTAGGATTCGTATTCGGGCATAATGAAGCGAGTCTGAAGCTCCTCACTAAGTATGGTTTCATTCAATGGGGACTCCTTCCAAATGTAGCTGTACTTGATGGTGTAGAGCGTGATTTAGTCATTGTTGGTAAGAAGTTAAGTAAATGA
- a CDS encoding GTP cyclohydrolase II produces the protein MITTEVLNLLSHKMNVITNPKGQDLCLVGPIELPVQLDEEVVHFKWYTWLNLNGKSSAKEDILNELVHANLAEYQQSSVLVYGDFEHSDKALVRMHSICHTGDIFGSKRCDCGFQLHQSMRMIVEQGSGALFYLANHEGRGIGLFSKSLAYILQQEGYDTVEANNALGFEDDVRSYDEAIGVLRTLRKSPVTLITNNPKKLKALRENGLSAIDHVSLWGDISDYNRRYLSTKINKSGHIPDDPQAMSI, from the coding sequence ATGATTACAACGGAAGTATTAAATCTTTTATCTCATAAAATGAATGTTATAACGAATCCGAAAGGTCAAGATTTATGCCTTGTCGGTCCCATAGAACTTCCAGTGCAATTAGATGAAGAGGTTGTACATTTCAAATGGTATACATGGCTGAACCTAAATGGTAAGTCCAGTGCGAAGGAAGATATTCTGAATGAACTGGTGCATGCGAACCTTGCGGAATATCAACAATCCTCTGTACTTGTATATGGTGATTTTGAGCACTCAGATAAAGCGTTAGTACGGATGCATAGCATATGTCATACGGGTGATATTTTTGGTAGCAAGCGCTGTGACTGTGGATTTCAGCTTCACCAGTCCATGAGAATGATTGTGGAACAAGGAAGTGGTGCTCTATTTTATTTAGCTAATCATGAAGGTAGAGGTATCGGGTTGTTCTCTAAATCATTGGCATATATTTTACAGCAGGAGGGCTATGATACAGTAGAAGCCAACAATGCTCTAGGTTTCGAAGATGATGTTCGTTCTTATGATGAAGCAATTGGGGTATTGAGGACACTTCGTAAGTCCCCTGTTACACTGATCACGAATAATCCTAAGAAACTGAAGGCATTACGTGAGAATGGGCTCTCAGCTATTGACCATGTCTCGTTGTGGGGAGATATTAGTGATTATAATCGTCGTTACCTATCCACAAAAATTAATAAATCAGGGCATATTCCAGATGACCCCCAAGCAATGAGTATATAG
- a CDS encoding SDR family oxidoreductase: MHDKIVLVTGANSGMGLSTSVELARRGAHVIMVCRNAERGRKAMEETIRQSGSKRIELMLCDLGDLGSIRRLAVEFEAKYPILDVLINNAGVVSLKRQLTVDGFEMQLGVNHLGHFLLTNLLLGPLQAAKQGRVVNVSSGVYKVGKIHFEDLTLERGYNVAKGYARSKLANILFTKQLAVRLKGTNVTANCLHPGAVGTSLGVDRQTGFGKSVHRLLRPFFLTPEQGAETGIYLATASELSEVSGEYYYKKEIQPLKPRAMNMQEAEKLWIWSEQQVGL; the protein is encoded by the coding sequence ATGCATGATAAAATAGTCCTAGTAACCGGAGCCAACTCAGGAATGGGGCTTTCGACGTCAGTAGAATTGGCACGACGAGGTGCTCATGTTATTATGGTGTGCAGAAATGCAGAACGTGGTAGAAAGGCTATGGAAGAGACGATTAGACAGAGTGGCTCGAAGCGGATTGAGCTGATGTTATGTGATTTAGGCGATCTAGGTAGTATTCGCCGATTAGCTGTTGAATTTGAAGCCAAGTACCCAATTTTAGATGTATTGATTAACAACGCAGGGGTTGTCTCTTTGAAACGTCAATTAACGGTGGATGGGTTTGAAATGCAACTTGGAGTTAATCATCTAGGGCATTTTCTCCTTACAAATCTTCTCTTAGGTCCACTTCAAGCGGCTAAGCAGGGTAGAGTGGTGAATGTATCTTCTGGTGTATACAAAGTAGGGAAAATTCATTTTGAAGATCTCACGTTGGAGCGAGGTTATAATGTGGCGAAGGGGTATGCTAGGTCGAAGCTGGCTAATATTTTGTTCACCAAACAGCTAGCTGTGAGGCTGAAAGGTACAAATGTTACTGCGAATTGTTTACACCCAGGTGCAGTAGGAACGAGTCTTGGCGTGGATCGTCAGACGGGGTTTGGCAAAAGTGTACATAGGCTGCTCAGACCTTTCTTCTTAACACCGGAGCAAGGCGCTGAGACAGGCATTTATTTAGCTACAGCTTCTGAGCTGAGCGAAGTGAGTGGTGAGTATTATTATAAAAAAGAAATACAGCCCCTCAAACCACGTGCAATGAACATGCAGGAAGCCGAGAAGCTGTGGATATGGAGCGAACAGCAGGTTGGACTATAA